The DNA region TATGCCCTACTTAACGAGGGAAACGGTCAGCTTCGGGGTGTCCGTCAGCGAAGAGCAATATCGCAGCGAACCGTTGCGCCGGATGCGCAAGCAGTACGCCGTCCTCAGCTGCGCGATCTATACGGCCCTGCTTCTGTTTTGCATCGCCGGGATGCTAAGCGTGGAAGGAAACGGGCAAGGCGGAGTATTCGCCATATTTGTCACGGTTACGATCGTTGTTTCGATTTTGCTGAATATAAGCTTTTATTTCCGGATGAAAAAAATCCGTCCGACGCTTCCTTCCGTCCAGGCGCATAAAGCTCTGTTGGCGGTGGACACCGGATTTCACCGGCAAAAGCTGACTTTTTCCGGCAGATGGTTTCTGATTCATGTCCTGATCATAGCCGTAAGCGCCGCAATCATGCTCATGAACTACGAGGCCGTTCCCGATCCGGTCGCCATGAAGTTCGATTTCGCGGGCAATGTCGTCAGCAGCGCGGCCAAATCGTACCGCGTCGTCCTGTTTCCTAGCGTCATGCAGGCGATCATGACCCTGTTGTTCTGGTTCGTCAACTGGAGCATTCAAAAGAGCAAGCAGCAAATCCACGCCGGCAACCCCGAGCAATCGGTCCGGCAAAATGCGGCCTTTCGCCGCAGATGGTCGCTGTTTACGATTTTGTCGTCATTGGCGCTTGTATTCATGTTTTCGTTTATACAGGTTAATATGCTTCATCCGCTTGACACAAACATCGTCACGCTCGTCAGCCTGATTGTTCCGGTTTTTATCGTGTTGTTTGCGATGGTGCTGTCTGTTGCAACGGGCCAAGGCGGAAGCCGGCTGGGAAGATCGGCCGAAGCTTCGGCGGCCGCGCCGCTGAACGATGACCGCTATTGGAAGCTCGGAGCGTTTTATTTCAACCCGCAGGACCCTTCCGTTTTTGTGGAAAAACGATCCGGCATCGGCTGGACGCTCAACTTCGCAAACCCGGTCGGTTGGTTTGTGCTTGCCGGCATCGCCGCCGTGATTATCGGTTCCAGCCTGTTTTTCAAGAACTGACCGGCCAAATAAATGAATTAAGAGGTAAATCCCAAGGAGGAGACGATGATGAACAAACATCCCAAAAAAGTAAAACACGCCGTTGCCGCTACCCTGGCTTTAAGCCTCGCCGTGCCCACAGCATCCGCGTTGGCCGCCGAGCAAAGCAGCGCGGCGCTTGAACCGGTAAGAGAAACCGCAACTAAGCTTGGCGCCGAGGTATCGTGGGAACAAAGCACCCGCACGATAACCGTAACAAAAGGCAGCCATGTCCTGAAGCTTGAGGCCGGCTCGGACCGGGCGGTTCTGGATGGCGAAACCGTCGCCCTTAACCAGCCGGTCCGCCTCTCCGGCGGCCGGACGCTGGCCGACGCCGGTTTGATCGCCAAAGCGCTCACCGGCGATAACGGGCAAACGGAGG from Paenibacillus macerans includes:
- a CDS encoding DUF1648 domain-containing protein; translation: MQWMSALMLILMFVPLLASLAFMPYLTRETVSFGVSVSEEQYRSEPLRRMRKQYAVLSCAIYTALLLFCIAGMLSVEGNGQGGVFAIFVTVTIVVSILLNISFYFRMKKIRPTLPSVQAHKALLAVDTGFHRQKLTFSGRWFLIHVLIIAVSAAIMLMNYEAVPDPVAMKFDFAGNVVSSAAKSYRVVLFPSVMQAIMTLLFWFVNWSIQKSKQQIHAGNPEQSVRQNAAFRRRWSLFTILSSLALVFMFSFIQVNMLHPLDTNIVTLVSLIVPVFIVLFAMVLSVATGQGGSRLGRSAEASAAAPLNDDRYWKLGAFYFNPQDPSVFVEKRSGIGWTLNFANPVGWFVLAGIAAVIIGSSLFFKN